Proteins encoded by one window of Vigna radiata var. radiata cultivar VC1973A chromosome 5, Vradiata_ver6, whole genome shotgun sequence:
- the LOC106761336 gene encoding E3 ubiquitin-protein ligase RNF170, protein MESGPPPNDLCSICHANFHIPCQANCSHWFCANCIMLVWQHASGTSSCKCPLCRRPITLLIPTEHSLSQRHDPEVAQILSKIHAYNRVFGGQPSSFFQRVQDLPFLLHRLLREFLNPQRSLPLVIRARVFVAMIASVVYILSPIDLIPEAILGIVGLLDDVLIGLICFLHVAALYRSVLYLRHAGS, encoded by the exons atggagTCTGGTCCTCCTCCCAACGATCTCTGTTCAATCTGCCATGCCAACTTTCACATTCCTTGTCAAGCCAATTGCTCTCACTGGTTTTGTG CAAATTGCATCATGCTCGTCTGGCAGCACGCATCAGGAACAAGTTCTTGCAAATGCCCTCTCTGTCGCCGACCCATCACTCTCTTAATCCCCACCGAACACTCTCTCAGTCAGCGTCATGACCCTGAAGTTGCTCAGATTCTCTCCAAAATCCATGCTTATAACCGTGTCTTCGGTGGCCAACCCTCCTCTTTTTTTCAG AGAGTGCAAGATCTTCCTTTTCTGTTGCACAGGCTGCTTCGGGAGTTCCTAAACCCCCAAAGATCCCTTCCTCTTGTCATCCGTGCTCGTGTCTTTGTTGCT ATGATAGCAAGTGTTGTATACATCCTGAGTCCAATTGACCTCATTCCTGAAG CTATATTAGGAATAGTTGGTCTCTTAGATGATGTCTTAATTGGGCTGATCTGCTTCCTACATGTTGCTGCCCTTTATAGATCAGTTCTTTATCTCCGTCATGCGGGTTCCTGA
- the LOC106761612 gene encoding dolichyl-diphosphooligosaccharide--protein glycosyltransferase subunit 4A encodes MIDDQDLGFFANFLGVFIFVLVIAYHFVMADPKFEGN; translated from the coding sequence ATGATTGATGATCAAGATCTGGGTTTCTTTGCCAATTTTCTTGGCGTCTTCATCTTTGTGCTGGTGATAGCATACCATTTTGTTATGGCTGACCCAAAGTTTGAAGGGAACTAG
- the LOC106760646 gene encoding lysine histidine transporter-like 5 — MEHANGNVEMRSFRDPQKVEDWMSEDDSRKAKWWYSSFHNVTAMVGAGVLGLPFAIAQLGWVPGVIMLIVSWLLTFYTLWLLCEMHEMVPGERFDRYHDLGIHVLGPKKGLWLVMPQQLTVQVASAIVYCVTGGKSLKKFFQILSVRGMSDIRQTYYILFFIVLQILLSQTPNFHNLKAVSSLAAVMSICYSMVAFIMSVVEGLKGHPRSYGVRSHTTAGMTFDAFNALGTIAFAFAGHSVALEIQATLPSTVEKPSKIPMWRGVVVAYSIVIFCYLTVAVSGFWAFGNAVEDDVLITLEHPFWLIAIANFMVFIHVVGSFQVFCMPVFDTIETNLVEKLNCNRSVMLRVVSRTIFVCIVGFIGMCIPFFGGLLGFFGGLAFTSTSYIIPCMLWLEATKPRKWSFHWVVSWFSIIVGVIIALLAPIGGVRTIVVSAKTYQLFS, encoded by the exons ATG GAGCACGCCAATGGAAATGTTGAAATGAGGTCCTTTAGGGACCCACAAAAAGTGGAAGATTGGATGTCCGAGGACGATTCTAGAAAGGCAAAATGGTGGTATTCATCTTTCCACAATGTTACAGCTATGGTGGGCGCTGGCGTGCTTGGGTTACCTTTTGCTATTGCTCAGCTTGGATG GGTTCCAGGTGTTATAATGCTCATAGTTTCGTGGCTTCTGACATTTTACACACTGTGGCTACTTTGTGAAATGCACGAGATGGTTCCTGGGGAGAGGTTTGATAGATACCATGATCTTGGAATTCACGTGCTTGGTCCTAAGAAAGGGCTTTGGCTGGTGATGCCGCAGCAGCTAACGGTTCAGGTGGCCTCGGCCATTGTTTACTGTGTCACCGGTGGCAAGTCCCTGAAGAAGTTTTTCCAAATACTGTCAGTTCGTGGCATGAGTGACATCAGACAAACATATTACATTCTATTCTTTATAGTCTTGCAGATCTTGCTTTCACAAACTCCTAACTTCCATAATTTGAAAGCAGTTTCTTCTCTGGCCGCCGTCATGTCAATCTG CTATTCGATGGTGGCCTTTATCATGTCTGTTGTTGAGGGTTTGAAGGGTCATCCTCGGAGTTATGGAGTTCGGTCTCACACAACTGCAGGGATGACTTTCGATGCCTTCAATGCCCTTGGAACCATTGCTTTTGCCTTTGCCGGTCACAGTGTTGCCTTGGAGATTCAGGCCACATTGCCGTCAACAGTAGAGAAACCTTCAAAGATTCCAATGTGGCGAGGTGTGGTTGTGGCATATTCCATAGTCATTTTTTGCTATTTAACAGTTGCAGTATCTGGATTCTGGGCATTTGGAAACGCTGTTGAAGATGATGTTCTCATCACACTCGAACACCCCTTTTGGCTCATTGCTATAGCTAACTTTATGGTCTTTATTCATGTTGTGGGAAGCTTCCag GTTTTTTGCATGCCTGTGTTTGATACAATAGAGACAAATTTGGTGGAAAAATTGAATTGTAATCGCTCAGTCATGCTTCGCGTTGTTAGTCGaacaatttttgttt GTATTGTGGGATTCATTGGCATGTGCATTCCATTTTTTGGAGGACTGTTAGGGTTTTTTGGAGGACTAGCATTCACGTCAACATCATATATT ATTCCTTGTATGTTATGGCTTGAGGCAACAAAACCTAGAAAATGGAGTTTCCATTGGGTGGTATCATGG TTTAGCATCATTGTTGGAGTTATCATAGCACTTCTTGCACCGATTGGAGGAGTACGAACAATTGTGGTTTCCGCCAAGACATACCAACTATTTTCCTAA